Proteins encoded within one genomic window of Brassica rapa cultivar Chiifu-401-42 chromosome A09, CAAS_Brap_v3.01, whole genome shotgun sequence:
- the LOC108869853 gene encoding LOW QUALITY PROTEIN: ATP synthase subunit beta, chloroplastic (The sequence of the model RefSeq protein was modified relative to this genomic sequence to represent the inferred CDS: inserted 1 base in 1 codon; substituted 2 bases at 2 genomic stop codons) → MPNIYNALVVKGRDTLGQEINVTCEVQQLLGNNRVRAVAMSATEGLKRGMDVVDMRNSLSVPVGGATLGRIFNVLGEPVDYLGHVDTLTTSPIHKSAPAFIDLDTTLSIFETXIKVVDLLAPYRLGGKNGLFGGAGVGKTILIMELINNIANAHGGVSVFGGVGERTREGNDLYMEMKESGVINELNLADSKVALVYDQMNEPPGARMRVGLTALTMAEYFRDVNEQDVLLFIDNIFRFVQAGSEVSALLGRMPSSVGYQPTLSTEMDSLQERITSTKXGSITSIQAVYVPADDLTYPAPATTFAHLDATTVLSSGLAAKGIYPAVDPLDSTSTMLQPRIIGEEHYETAXQVKQTLQRYKELQDIIAILGLDELSEEDRLTVARARKIECFLSQPFFVAEVFTGSPGKYVGLAETIRGFNLILSGEFDSLPEQAFYLVGKIDEATAKATNLEMESKLKK, encoded by the exons ATGCCTAATATTTACAATGCTCTGGTGGTTAAGGGTCGAGATACGCTTGGTCAAGAAATTAATGTGACTTGTGAAGTACAGCAATTATTAGGAAACAACCGAGTTAGAGCTGTAGCTATGAGCGCGACCGAGGGTTTAAAGAGAGGGATGGATGTGGTTGATATGAGAAATTCTCTAAGTGTTCCAGTCGGCGGAGCAACTCTAGGACGAATTTTCAATGTACTTGGGGAACCTGTTGATTATTTAGGTCATGTCGATACTCTCACAACATCTCCTATCCATAAATCCGCGCCTGCTTTTATAGACTTAGATACAACCTTATCTATTTTTGAAACATGAATTAAAGTAGTAGATCTTTTGGCCCCTTATCGTCTTGGGGGAAAAAACGGACTATTCGGTGGGGCTGGCGTGGGTAAAACAATACTAATTATGGAATTGATCAACAACATTGCCAACGCTCATGGTGGTGTATCCGTATTTGGTGGAGTAGGCGAACGAACTCGTGAAGGAAATGATCTTTACATGGAAATGAAAGAATCTGGAGTCATTAATGAACTAAACCTTGCGGACTCCAAAGTAGCCCTAGTCTACGATCAGATGAATGAACCGCCGGGAGCTCGTATGAGAGTTGGTCTGACTGCCTTAACTATGGCAGAATATTTCCGAGATGTTAATGAGCAAGACGTACTTCTATTTATCGACAATATCTTTCGTTTTGTACAAGCAGGATCCGAGGTATCCGCTTTATTGGGTAGAATGCCTTCTTCTGTGGGTTACCAACCCACCCTTAGTACCGAAATGGATTCTTTACAAGAAAGAATTACTTCTACGA AAGGGTCCATAACCTCTATTCAAGCAGTTTATGTACCTGCAGACGATTTGACTTACCCTGCTCCTGCCACCACATTTGCACATTTAGATGCGACTACCGTACTATCAAGTGGATTAGCTGCTAAAGGTATCTATCCAGCAGTAGATCCTTTAGATTCAACGTCAACTATGCTACAACCTCGAATCATTGGCGAGGAACATTATGAAACTGCCTAACAAGTAAAGCAAACTTTACAACGTTACAAGGAGCTTCAGGACATTATAGCTATCCTGGGGTTGGACGAATTATCTGAAGAGGATCGCTTAACCGTCGCAAGAGCACGAAAGATTGAGTGTTTCTTATCACAACCTTTTTTCGTAGCAGAAGTATTTACAGGTTCTCCGGGAAAATATGTTGGGCTAGCGGAAACAATTAGAGGGTTTAATTTGATCCTTTCCGGAGAATTTGATTCTCTTCCTGAACAGGCCTTTTACTTAGTGGGTAAAATCGATGAAGCTACTGCGAAGGCTACGAACTTAGAAATGGAGAGTAAATTGAAGAAATGA